CTATTTTTTTGCTAcctaaaaatacacaaaacacacagttttttaaaacaatatttttaaacatacTTATAGACTTAAAACATACATATAGACACAATCACTACACAAAATCACTACAGCACTTCGCCGATCGAGATCTGCACACAACACGCCCGCTCCTAATCTAAACACAGCGTTCAGCTTCTCCGATGTCGCCTCATTCAAAGTACCAGGGCCAACTGCGACCAATCGACTCGGTGCCATCACATCCAAGTCAGTATCCGCAATGAGACCTCCCTTCCGAGACAACAGTCATTCGATCGTTCGTCTGGCATTAGCTGAaactaaagaaagaaaaaaaaacgtatgctTGTAGTTATAAATCCAACTCACCCGTGCATTAGAAGCATTTTCACGGCGACAAAGACTGTCGGTAACGTTTGCTGGATCTTGCTGTGCGCTTGCCAATTGAGTGCACATTTCGCATTGCCCATTACGTGGACATCAAGGTGGTCATCATACTGCCCGGCGACGACGGCTCCTTAAATATAGCGGATGAGCGCGTGGCTCGCCACCGATGGAGACATGTCGCGGCAGAAGGTGTACCACACGTTTATCGGCACGTCGTGCTGGATCGCGCCGGAGGAGATGGAGCGGGACCACGGATACGGCTTCTAGTCGTTCGGCTTTACCGCGATCGAGATGGCGACCGGAACTGCGCCGTACCACAACTACCCGCAGATGAAGGTGATGATGCTGACGCTGCCGAACGATCAGTCCACGATCGATGCCGGGGCGGACAAGAAGGGCCTGTACCAAGCGTGCGGCAAGACATTTCGCAAACTGATCAGCGAATGCTTGTAAAAGGAATTGTCCAAGCGTCCAATGGCGAGCGGACTTTGTGTAGTAGGCTATGACTACCAATCAGTGGGATTTTGCCTCAGCATAATTTCGCTTCCTAGGCATAGTAGCCTATGCCTTCTTTAGTAATAAATAAGTTCTAAGTTAACCACCAAACGAGCAAGTTGGCGAATCTCGtcgcgaagcagcagcagcagatcgaaAATTTAGCAAATCGAACTTTTTCGACGGCGGCTAGCGGAAGCGAGAAGACCATCGAGTCGTTGGCAAATGGAATCCAAGATTTCCTGTACGATCCGGACGCAGGAGATTTCTTTGATGCCAAAGCCAATGCCAATTTGCTATTCTGCCAAAGCATCCTCGCGATTTCTCTCTGGATGAGACCATTACAAAACTGAAGAAGTTGTTTGGTCGCCAGAAGTCGGTTTTTCACTCCCGTTACCAGTGCCTGCAGTACGCCAAGAGTGATGCGGATGATTTTACTTCGTATGCTGCCATGGTCAACAAACACCAATCGCCACGGGATGCGGACATCCGAGCTAGATTGATTTCGAAACTGGAAGCTGATGAAACTGCAGTTGTTGAACAAGGAGAAGCTGCAAGTAAGGTGACTTTGGCAAGCCTTTTGGAAGAATTACGTTCATTACTTACTTACGTTCATTACAACTTACCTTGTTTTCCATGATCGAACATCGTTTAGTTGAATTGCCGGCATTCTTTCTTCCCTCTTTCTAACGTTCGCCGGCTCAACACGGTTGCACAACAGCTGCAGAGAAAACACcgctttaattgatttaatattaCAATTATTGGCTATGCTTTACTTACCCTAAACTGCTTTCAGGCGTGCGAAGTCGATTCTACCaccatttataatttttcggctgtttattttacacattaCACACAACACTTTCATCACCGAtgtatgctttttttaatcattcgcCTTTGTACATCGTGAGAGCTATCGTTCGgttcaaaatataaacaaactttatttttgaatatttgacaAATTACATGACCGATCAACCGCACACTATCTCGTTTTTCTTGTCAGGGCTGCTTCGATTGCCATAGGGGGGGCCTTAAAAAAtcttttaccgttttttttgtatattctaTCTATTGCGGAGGTGGTCGGAGAAAAGTCCCGCGTTAGGCAGCGGTTAGAACCtcgccgcatgcgattttTCTACAAGcttttgtatgggatttgacgtTAATGACAGCACTTGCGAATCTGACCGTATTactacacgatgcgcaatctcagattgcgcatatatttatctgtcaaacggatcggtttgatatatttatcggtcaaaagaaatttatatatctcggacatataatcttgaaaatgtatgcgcaatcttggcgcaatctgaaattgtatggaaatgacgtttatagctcagggttggctacgcgaaatgacatatgTTTCGATAAatcgaatatatgcgcaatcagagattgcgcatcgtgtgtTAATACTGTTAGGCACTGGTCTAAtcttgttgcgcgcaacaatgttgctggcaaaatgtatggattttgacagctagcgcaactttgttgccggccaaattcaaaccaatttgatttttgtctggCAACGTTTTCTATTAACCTTGGTCATGGTAATCGGGTATATAAAAtgacacagcagcagtgtgcgttttgtttacATCCGCTTAATTTGGAATTTTAGCATTtacaatacatttttttatatatattttatttttcaacacttgattcAACAagtgaatgataaaaaataacctCTGAGCTGTAAATTGGCTAATTTTTTACGTTAAACaatatcaaatcaaaatgTTGCCTGCAACATTCATAGACCACCTCAGCGATATGTTTCcgagcaacaatgttgcgcgcaacaacATTAGACCGCTGCCTCCCAACCGACATTATCGCgcgacattttaaaattttgtatgaaaaaacgGGCTCAAAACGTTCTCAAATCGTGCTCATTAGCAGCACTAAAGAGCACATTTCTGCAACCGTGCGACAGCGTGTATCATACATGTAGATTCTGTATGCTACATTATTGTACAATTTCTTTATTCTCTCCTTTCTCCCAAAACAAACTCAGACTCTCTCTCATTTTCCATTCCTCACATTCgctctttatttttatctctttACTCGCACATCCACTTTCCAATACTCACACAATTCATACTGCCGAAAACCGGTGCGGGATACACACGTACCCGTCTTGCCAGCATTCTCTCCTCGTTCTTCCTTTTATCCAGCGTTGTCTTCGTCGAATGGTGTGCACGCGATAAAAATTCTTCCTGCTTGCCTCCCTCTCGCTGTTCCCACATGCTGCGCTAGCGCGCTGGAGGATCGTCCCTACCTTCCTGCTGCTTCTCCTCTATCAGGCGCTAGCACGTTGGACAAGTTCCTGCCCCCCTGCCGCTTCTCCGACGCTAGCGCGTTGAATGGTCGTTCCTGCTTTCTTTCTCCTCCAGTTCTGTTGTTTTCGGCACTCCTAGGGATAGAGGGAAATATTAACTATGTTGCCAACAGCTGTTCAATTTAACACCAAGCGTAATACTTACCAACCAATTGAATATTGCTTCTATCGTTGTCCGTGCTCACGCGgaagcgtgcgtgtgttacgatttctttaaaaaaacgaaattgattttatatcacAATTATCAATACAATTCAGTGTGATGAAGATTGATATAACCCTTTATTAAAACAACTGTACTTACCAAATAGTTTAAATAATAGTTTACTGAGGCAGAGAGAAAAATTTTCTGAATgttagaatgagaaaaatgatagatacacataaaaatcgcGCGATAATGCCGGTTGGGCTTCCCAACCCGCATTATCGCGTGATTTTCACGTTtatctatcatttttctcattctaacATTCAGAAAATTTTTCGTTCTGCCTCGCTCTTCTGGGTATTGGTCTGGTTTTGCTCGCAACTTGGCTGTGTCACACCAAACATCCTCATGTTTCATATGGCTCTTCTCTTTTCATCGTTAGAGAGAAACTCTTGCGTCTCGCTTTTCTGGGACTTGTCCAATTTCGCTTGCTACACCAATCGTTCACGCAAGCGTTCTCCTCTCGCCCGCTCTTTGTATCGTTGTACAGGtactccccgatatacgctatcaatgcggaccggaggcaatagccccaaatagccagaattgcttaagcagctcattttggcacgctaaaaatcgctgctctaattcgccttttgcagtagataaacagcatcaaagttctatgtgggtctttcaaacagcgcctaagcagcttccttatgccacgatgccagggattatttttctgtgtgttttattttcaagcaagcgtcatcgatgaaataaacaacaagatttgtttcgtttaaacacatatgtatatttttaaaacttttgtattgatgaattacacaaaattttacacaatttactgataattcacaatcacttcactcaatattccttctttaattaacttatctaacttgtacagcagcaatgagatgattgacggcgtctctctttgacactttgacaagatccaccttgtaccgatgccatgcattaaaaagctataaagttccaccaagttcgatacacactcttaacaagccttaaagttctatcatgaaccctacacatagtgctaatcagccgcaaagttccaaagagtaccatgtgcctgttaaaaagctccatagttccgcaaagtaccgtctatctcttaatcagccacaaagtacgacatcggaacgatttttcgttaaacagccctaaatcagctataaagtacgagctggctatttggggcatatctcgaatattagcgaaagtcgaatttcgaggatttcagtcaaattatagctaattgtcgtataattttgcatgaagtggtaggttttagccactaaattagttatttgatctaaTTTATActgaatttttcaattttataccttttgaaatggtttttaatattcaaccaaaagggaatttattttgcatttcacATTCGATTTAGAAATCGACAATTtacaatttgttcaaagaactgtcaaatttagaaaaagtgtATAGCGAAATCGtgtatatcgagtatggcgtatatcggggaatacctgtaaCGCCACACGAGGAAGGCACTTCTTCGCGTTCACATGAAAATGTGGTAGTGTGAAATCAAGTTTGCAAACGGTAGGACGCGTCGATGCgtgcccgttttttttttttctctcgtgaaACCAGTGCGGAAAAACTATTTGGTAAGTACAGTTTTTAATAAAAGGTTATATCAATATTTATCAAACTAAATGGTATTAATAATTGTGATATCAAATCATATTCGTTTTCTATAGAAATCGTAACACACGCACGAACGGAAGTGAGCACGGACCACGACAGAAGCAATATTCAATTGGTTGGTAAGTATTGTGCGTGACGTTAAATTGAACAGCTGTTGGCAACATAGTTAATATTTCCTTCTATCCCTAGGAGTGCCGAAAACAGAACAGGAGGAGAAAGAAGGCAGGAACGATCCGATCCTCCAACGTGCTAGCGCCTGGTAGAGGAGAAGCGACAGGAAGGTAGAGACGAACATCCAGCTCGCTAGTGCAGCACGTGGGAGCAGCAAGAGGGAGGCAAGCAGGACGCGTACACACCATTCGAGGAAGGCAAAGCTGGAGGAAAGGAAGAACGAGGAGAGAAGGCAGGCAAGACGGGTACGTGTGTATACCACACCGGTTTTAGGCAGTGTGAATTGTGTGAGTATGTAAATATGTATGTGCGAGTAAGAAGGTAAAATAAAGAGCGTAAGCATGTGCAGAATGGACAAATGAGAGTAAGAGTCTTTGTAGGGAGAAAGGAGAGAATAAAGAAATTGAACAATAATGTAGTATACAGAAACTAGATGTATGATACACGCTGTCGCACCGTTGCAGGGACGTGCTCTTTAGTGCTGCTAATGAGCACGATTTGAGAACGTTTTGAGCCCGTTTTTGctcatacaaaattttaaattgtcgCGCGATAATGTCGGTTGGGTTACCTGTTCTCTtacactgcttctagacgaccAACTTTAGTACCGCGACAAATTTTCTGCGAGCTCTATGTTCTTAAACAACTTCTCAGTTTTAGAACAAAATCAGAGGCAACCGTGATTGTCGCgggtttgtgaatttttcattGAAAGGCAACGCTCGCATTTCGCGACATTATGATCGAAGTAAGCCATATTTTCGTGCTATAACAAAGACGCACAGATAGAAAGTGTCGCCAATAATTGTCGCGGAAGATCTTTTGGGTCGTCTGGGAGCAGTGTTACCGTCCAAATAGACATACAGCGACAACGTCGCGCGCGgcaaaaagtagctcaattttgcaaacagagctactCGTCGCGCGCAACAATTTTGCTTCATCCGAAATAATCGAATTATCTAGTTTTTTTACAAGCCAGATTAATaccaaacataaaaatttagatttgaacacattttaacctatttttgtgtattttcaaatataaaacaagTTGGTTGACTGAGTCAAATGAGCTACTTTGATCTACACAGAGTGAAATTTTGAGCTAGTTTTCGTCGCGCGCGACATTGTCGCTGTATGTCTAATTGAACGGTtaccgttcaaatagacatagagtGATAACTCCGCGcgtgacaaaaaaaactcaaaatttCACCCCGCGTAGATCAAAGTAGCTCATTTGGCCCAGTCAACCTacatgctttttgttttataacataaaaaatgagCTATAATGTATTCCAATGTATTTTTTGCGTTTGGCATTAATCGGACTCAAACTTCGGATCGGACTAAACAAACttgataattttattatttcggGTGATGCAGAAATGTCGCGCGAGACGagtagctctgtttgcaaaattgagctactttttgtcgcGCGATACGCTATCGCGCGCGACGTTCTCGCTCTATGTCTTTTTGAACGGACATATAGGCATTCACATATAGGCGAGGCCATGAGAGTGACAAAATGttgacaaatttttcaaaacgtgAGCTGTTGTCACTgttttgagcttttgtcaaaattttttTTACCTGGAGCAGTCAGaaaataaagttgacaaaagttaacaaaaagtgacaaaatttgacgttcgcgaaaaagcgtaaacaaacagctatttGGCGCAGTTGTGACCCATAGCTAtgataataatgctaaaatgcatGTTTCGAATTGATTTATGCACCTATTTAGTACTTCTTAAACATGATTTCGATGATATTCAAatgttggagctttttgtcgcttttgtgtatatttttggtgCGGCCACGAGGAGAGCTTTTTTGCAAttgacaagcaattttgacatatttgatttttttttaacattttgtcACCTCCGTGGCCACGCGCTATATGGCGATCCGTTTAAAGCCCTGTACCACCTGGTTTCTTTAATCACTTTGATTCAGCATCCAAAAATATGATTTGTCTGTACGCGCCATAATCGATCTGTGCTGCGTCGGCGTGAATTTTATATTCAATATTTAATTCGCCCAAGGCTTATATTGATAGCTGATAACTGGATAATATTCGTTTTTGAAGTCTTATATTTGTTTCCGTGTGTGTTACTATTTAGCCAGCTTATCAAAATGTCTGAAATGTACAGAGAAGTTCCTTTGATCCAGCAAGCAATTGATGGTGGCAACGGGTCAAAATCGTTGAGCATTTCTTCTGGTAATTAGTTTCCACGCATTGCTAAGAAAGCGTAAACACGATTATTAGTACCTAATTTATCATCTTTCATTGTCATCGATTTAAGGTGGTTATAATGCTATGCTAATGGACTCGAAAACGCCAGAAATTGCTGGTGGCTTCCGATTGAACCATATCGTCAACGGAGTGACGCTCTTAAATCGTTTCATATACTGGTAAGTTatgtataaattaaatatacaggcggtccccgagatacacggttaatggggaccgaaaacggccgcaaaaaaaCGCgcatctcgaatttccgcgtaagtcgaatctcgtgatttctagcccaaatatcactaattttcgtgtaaatttgcaactagggggtggttttagccacttaatcaactatttgatatgattttgaatgaaataacagtttcaaaccttttgaaatagtttttaacatccgatcaaaacagaaattatttggcattttacaatagatGTGTCAAAGCAGTACAATTTggtcaaagaactgtcaaatttagaaaaccgcgtatctctgaatccgcctataagaggtaccgtgtatctcggggaccgcctgtaattTATTATCACATACTGCTTGCAACATATAAAACCAATGATTAATCGTACATGGCCCCAACACGTAACACGTTCCGTCTGGACTGTGTCCCCCGTAGTGATGGGCGCttcggagcgcaccaacggctccggagccggctctgcTCCGATGGCTCCGGAGTTGGCTCCGCATCCatggctccgcaccaacggctccgtaGCCGGCTCTGGACTAACGGCTCTGCTCTCACGGCTACATTCCAACGGctgcggagccggcttcggGCTCACCGTTCCAGAGCCGGCGATGAAtcaacggctccggactaacggttcaatagagacatcattgtatgatagcgtattaaaaaaaaaaacgaatatatatTCTTGTACGTGTGGAAGCTAACATACGATgtgattgcagtattgacatgtaTGACGTTGTGTAGCATTCGTTGTTCTCGTCTTtcttaacaatattcaaaactaatcgatgttttttttatgaattccTTTAAACATGATCTATTCCGCTATTTAAGGATTTCCTCGATTGAAACTCAATTGAAAAAGTTCTTTTAGTCCTTTGTGTTAAAAcgggctccggagccgttggtgcggagccggcacCGCAGCCGTgagtgcggagccggctccgaaattgtctggagccggtcggaACCGGTTCCGGTttcggagccgttttgccCACCACTAGTCTCCCGGCCTTAAGGCCTGGGTTTAGGGCAGTGGCAACGctaatcggatgcgattttatcggacgagatttatatgggatttgacagataacgtcggacgacgaaatcgcacgtccgacgttatctgtcaaatcccatataaatcacgtccgataaaatcgcatccgatgagcgttgccaccgcccttatgAACGTATTGCAGCGACATTTTCTCAATAGCAACAATTCTGGattttctttcttattttAAAAACTGTGCACATattggctggtattattgaatccgttcgagGCGGCGGCGTACGTCCCGACACTCATTTTCCTAACGTACTAGATCGTTGCTACAGTTATTCACCGCGACGTTGTAGGACCGGGCGCAAGAAATGTATTACCATCACTAAAATTTCTTGTGAGCGCCGTACGTTCCCGCTACGAACGGgttcaataataccagccattTTATCttacaaatatttgaaaataaattttaacaaaaacGTTCCCGCAACATAAGTTAGACACCTCGTCCTTGCGATTTGGCAACGAATGTTCCCAAAAAATTTACAATTAGGGAAAAGCGGGGCAAATTGGGCATGTTAAGCAGTTTACTAaatattcctttgaatatgccacaaaacacaatttttctttcattattgtatgcCTCCAGCCTTTATCTATGGATTAAAACTACCaaatagaatgaaaacaacttaaaatcatgaaaacagtgtaaaataaaatttgatattttagGAGAAGATATTTTGGCACGCGGGGTAAAATGGGCATAGccctggggcaaaatgggcatatgtaaacaaactgtgaaacGTCAAAAAACAGGGGCGATATGAGCCACAACAACTGCGCTTAGGTAATGGTCTATGCTTTTGCGCACGTTTCGTGAAATGTgttttcgttctatcttttgttttgctggtcaggaaagcccttaaaattcttccaaaaatatgttatcaaaatcaaaacagtttttaaggccgggctacattgatcgtactcctgagtgtaatttttgtgaacgcgtacgccatctagcggcGGCGGGTCGAAGCTAGAGGCTGgtataatttatctgtcaaaaagtgttttgggtcgaggaggctataattttacccaatgatggaaaaatgttggaagatggggaaaaatgttgcctagcgctttgtatgaatgacgatttATCCACTAACAACAATTAACGGCctattttgttgcaatttatggacgtttatcaacatttcctacggcaaacaggtagcctggtcgaaacttgatgagacaccaagcatgaataattttggcacttaaattatacccacatctagcttgcgctggtcgccgccagatgcgctagtgaatataaaaattacacttgcgagtacgatcaatgtagcccggcctttacacgtttaaatctacaaaatcaaatcttttgaagctgtgTCTGTTATCATTATTGAGGCGACGAAAacaacaccatagcctcaccaaGCGCTGTATGTCAAAAGCATATGCCTTTTGCCccacgtgaagcatttttatatattttgttaCATTAGTAAAAATACGCATTCAATCGCCTTGCTCTCTCGAGACAAAttgtaaaggccgggctacattgatcgtactctcaggtgtaatttcaattttcactagcgcatctggcggcggctagaggaagctttttttggtcgtcgagGGAATGGTGTTGCCGGATctcttaaggccgggctacattgatcgtactccgtagtgtaatttttgtgaacgcgtacgccatctagcggcGGCGGGTTGAAGCTAGATGCtggcataatttatctgtcaaaaaacgttttgggtcgaggaggctataattttacccaattATGGATAGAGAAtggaaaatggggaaaaatgttgcccagcgctttgtatgaatgacgatgttcaacaacaacaattaacgacctactttgttgcaatttatggacgtttataaacatttcctacggcaaacaggtagcctggtcgaaacttgatgagacaccaagcatgaataattttggcacttaaattatacccacatctagcttgcgctggtcgccgccagatgcgctagtgaatataaaaattacacttgcgagtacgatcaatgtagcccggccttaaagaaatatcatatctttaaaaatatatcatgAAAAACTTCAACGCATCCCTGCGACactggtttaagcttattttcgaagtggcaaaaattacatcaatatgctactaaaccttattttgcatttttattggtTATTTGTTATGCAATGGTTATGAAACTTACATGGTGTTCATAGAACACtctaatgaatacattttgagcattgGAAAGTATCTTTGTAGTGAACGATAAGCTTTCCCCTACCCGAGTCCTACCAgtgtgaccagattgttttgTCGGATTTCAGTAGGAGCATCGAAAATTTAAACCGTTGTT
This is a stretch of genomic DNA from Anopheles merus strain MAF chromosome 2R, AmerM5.1, whole genome shotgun sequence. It encodes these proteins:
- the LOC121603588 gene encoding uncharacterized protein LOC121603588 isoform X4 yields the protein MSEMYREVPLIQQAIDGGNGSKSLSISSGGYNAMLMDSKTPEIAGGFRLNHIVNGVTLLNRFIYWKCMGYPGMSVVEANMQRNHFI
- the LOC121590704 gene encoding uncharacterized protein LOC121590704 codes for the protein MPAIQLNDVRSWKTSFSLFNNCSFISFQFRNQSSSDVRIPWRLVFVDHGSIRSKIIRITLGVLQALVTGVKNRLLATKQLLQFCNGLIQREIARMLWQNSKLALALASKKSPASGSYRKSWIPFANDSMVFSLPLAAVEKVRFAKFSICCCCFATRFANLLVWWLT
- the LOC121603588 gene encoding uncharacterized protein LOC121603588 isoform X5 yields the protein MGASERTNGSGAGSAPMAPELAPHPWLRTNGSVAGSGLTALLSRLHSNGCGAGFGLTVPEPAMNQRLRTNGSIETSFTDKREAG
- the LOC121603588 gene encoding uncharacterized protein LOC121603588 isoform X6; translated protein: MSEMYREVPLIQQAIDGGNGSKSLSISSGGYNAMLMDSKTPEIAGGFRLNHIVNGVTLLNRFIYCTDKREAG